From one Mycobacterium colombiense CECT 3035 genomic stretch:
- a CDS encoding DUF1501 domain-containing protein, which yields MTEMNRRRFLIASAGAGAAGLLSATVAVDWPDLMRAARDRPLADGAGILVIATLYGGNDGINTVIPYADNAYHDARPELAYAPGDVLHLDQQLGLNPAMKGLAGLWNQRRLAIVRGAGYPKPDHSHFRSMDIWQTASPAEPVSTGWIGRWLDATGDDPLRAVNIGAVLPPLAVGAKCTAAALSPGGGPGKAEKFDAVMAALGDDDPEDTPAMAAVCKAYRAARTADTTFASMKPAAKEHNSLSAQLSVVAQAIKARVPTRVYTVQLGGFDTHAGERGTQQRLLQTFDEAVTAFVQEMAGRDVVLLAYSEFGRRVRANASQGTDHGTAGPVFVAGTRVNGGFYGEQPSLTDLDNGDLKYTTDFRDIYAELLARTVGTDPAPSVGAGRNTLGFLSG from the coding sequence ATGACCGAGATGAACCGTCGCCGATTCCTGATCGCCAGCGCGGGCGCCGGTGCGGCCGGGCTGTTGTCCGCAACCGTCGCCGTCGACTGGCCGGACCTGATGCGCGCGGCACGGGACCGTCCGCTGGCCGACGGCGCCGGCATCCTGGTGATCGCCACGCTCTACGGCGGCAATGACGGGATCAACACCGTGATTCCCTACGCGGACAACGCCTATCACGACGCCCGGCCCGAACTCGCCTACGCCCCGGGCGATGTGTTGCACCTCGATCAGCAACTCGGGCTCAACCCGGCGATGAAGGGACTGGCGGGGCTGTGGAACCAGCGTCGCCTGGCCATTGTGCGCGGCGCGGGCTACCCGAAGCCCGACCACAGCCACTTCCGGTCCATGGACATCTGGCAGACCGCGTCACCGGCCGAGCCGGTGTCGACGGGCTGGATCGGCCGCTGGCTCGATGCCACCGGAGACGATCCACTGCGGGCGGTCAACATCGGCGCCGTGTTGCCCCCGCTGGCCGTCGGCGCCAAGTGCACGGCCGCGGCGCTTTCGCCGGGCGGCGGGCCGGGCAAGGCGGAGAAATTCGACGCGGTGATGGCCGCCCTGGGCGACGACGACCCCGAGGACACGCCGGCGATGGCCGCGGTGTGCAAGGCCTACCGCGCCGCGCGCACGGCCGATACCACCTTCGCCTCAATGAAACCCGCCGCCAAGGAGCACAATTCGCTGTCCGCCCAGCTGAGCGTGGTGGCCCAGGCCATCAAGGCCCGCGTCCCCACCCGGGTCTACACGGTGCAATTGGGCGGCTTCGACACGCACGCCGGCGAGCGCGGGACCCAGCAGCGGCTCCTGCAGACGTTCGACGAGGCGGTGACCGCGTTCGTCCAGGAGATGGCCGGCCGCGACGTGGTGCTGCTGGCGTACTCGGAATTCGGGCGCCGGGTGCGGGCCAACGCCTCGCAGGGCACCGACCACGGCACCGCTGGCCCCGTCTTCGTCGCGGGTACCCGGGTGAACGGCGGCTTCTACGGCGAGCAGCCCAGCCTCACCGACCTCGACAACGGAGACCTGAAGTACACCACCGATTTTCGTGACATCTACGCCGAGCTGCTGGCGCGAACGGTCGGGACCGA
- a CDS encoding DUF1800 domain-containing protein → MAGQSPAWVSTARMLRRAGFGVTGPEVDAAVGRDWPGYVDAMLSTDPAADPGAVATPMPALAAASPPGKRATPAAHKQYNEQVTEQLGVLSDWWIRRMVHVRQPVHEKLTLLWHNHFATSAQKVRVAAYMAAQNQKLRAGSLGNFRTLAYAMLTDAAMLRWLDAQSSTAKAPNENLAREFMELFALGHGNGYTEGDVRNGARALTGWVIGAGGTTSMAPKRHDANAKTLFGRTGNFDAAGFCDAVLAQSKSAEYVAGRLWRQVASDDPASPPVLERLVAAYGPNRDLRALTRAVLTDDEFTSGRAAPNSKVNTPAEWLVGVIRALRVPVDDPKRLKMIDATLRTLGQRPFYPPNVGGWPSGQVWLSTASAGVRLRAATELAHAGDLSGIEGTAAGDRIDAVGYLIGVGSWSDRTARALQPLVRQPAQLVATAVNTPEYLTS, encoded by the coding sequence ATGGCAGGCCAGTCCCCCGCGTGGGTCAGCACGGCCCGCATGCTGCGCCGGGCCGGGTTCGGGGTGACCGGACCCGAGGTCGACGCGGCCGTCGGCCGGGACTGGCCCGGCTACGTGGACGCGATGCTGTCCACCGATCCCGCCGCCGATCCCGGCGCGGTCGCCACCCCGATGCCCGCCCTCGCCGCGGCGAGCCCGCCGGGCAAGCGCGCCACGCCGGCCGCGCACAAGCAATACAACGAGCAGGTGACCGAACAGCTGGGTGTGCTGTCGGACTGGTGGATCCGTCGCATGGTCCACGTGCGGCAGCCGGTGCACGAAAAGCTGACCCTGTTGTGGCACAACCACTTCGCCACCTCGGCGCAGAAGGTGCGGGTCGCCGCGTACATGGCCGCGCAGAATCAGAAACTGCGCGCGGGGTCGCTGGGGAATTTTCGCACCCTCGCGTACGCGATGCTGACCGACGCCGCGATGCTGCGCTGGCTGGACGCGCAGAGCAGTACCGCCAAGGCGCCCAACGAAAACCTGGCCCGCGAGTTCATGGAGCTGTTCGCGTTGGGACATGGCAACGGCTACACCGAGGGCGACGTGCGCAACGGGGCGCGGGCCCTGACGGGGTGGGTGATCGGCGCCGGCGGCACGACCTCGATGGCGCCCAAACGCCATGACGCGAACGCCAAGACGCTGTTCGGGCGGACCGGCAACTTCGATGCCGCCGGATTCTGCGATGCCGTGCTGGCGCAATCCAAATCGGCCGAATACGTCGCGGGACGGCTGTGGCGACAAGTGGCGTCCGACGATCCGGCGTCGCCGCCGGTGCTCGAGCGGCTGGTCGCCGCGTACGGGCCCAACCGCGACCTGCGCGCGCTGACGCGGGCGGTCCTGACCGACGACGAGTTCACCTCGGGGCGGGCCGCGCCGAACAGCAAAGTCAACACCCCGGCCGAATGGCTCGTCGGCGTCATCCGGGCCCTGCGGGTGCCGGTCGACGATCCCAAGCGCCTGAAGATGATCGACGCGACCTTGCGCACATTGGGCCAGCGCCCGTTCTATCCACCCAACGTCGGGGGCTGGCCCAGCGGCCAGGTGTGGCTTTCGACGGCCAGCGCCGGGGTCCGCCTGCGCGCCGCGACCGAACTGGCACACGCCGGCGATCTCTCCGGTATCGAGGGCACCGCCGCCGGCGACCGCATCGACGCGGTCGGCTATCTGATCGGCGTCGGCTCCTGGTCTGACCGCACCGCCCGCGCGCTGCAGCCGCTGGTGCGCCAGCCGGCGCAGTTGGTCGCGACCGCCGTCAACACCCCCGAATACCTGACGTCCTAG
- a CDS encoding endonuclease domain-containing protein, with amino-acid sequence MGDAPLIGSEELASGRLSRHRLRAAYRPIFPDVYVPAHVAPSLRVRTRAAWLWSGRKAVIGGAAAAALHGAQWIPDEVPVELIHSNSRPPDGVLTRRETLGVGETQLCDGLVVTTPERTAFDIGRRGAVRSAVVRLDALARATGFKVDDALRVAKAHPRTHGLRRLEAALDLVDPGAQSPRESYLRLLLIDAGLPRPQTQIPVLGVDGLPVAYLDLGWQERLVAVEYDGDQHRTDRRQYVKDIHRAETLERQGWIVVRVVAEDRPAGIVRRVRAALAKSAVNPRL; translated from the coding sequence ATGGGAGATGCTCCGCTGATCGGCAGCGAGGAACTGGCGTCCGGACGGCTGAGTCGCCATCGGCTGCGGGCGGCCTACCGGCCGATCTTTCCGGACGTCTACGTGCCCGCGCACGTGGCGCCCTCGCTGCGGGTGCGCACCCGGGCGGCGTGGTTGTGGTCGGGGCGCAAGGCCGTCATCGGGGGAGCGGCCGCGGCGGCGCTGCACGGCGCGCAGTGGATCCCCGACGAGGTTCCGGTCGAGCTGATACACAGCAACAGCCGTCCACCGGACGGGGTGCTGACGCGCCGCGAAACGCTGGGTGTCGGCGAGACGCAGCTGTGCGACGGGCTCGTCGTCACCACACCGGAGCGAACGGCCTTCGACATCGGCCGCCGCGGGGCCGTCCGCTCCGCGGTGGTCCGCCTCGACGCGCTCGCCCGCGCAACCGGTTTCAAGGTCGACGACGCGCTGCGGGTCGCCAAGGCACACCCACGCACGCACGGGCTGCGGCGGCTGGAAGCCGCGCTCGACCTGGTCGACCCGGGCGCGCAGTCGCCGCGGGAAAGCTATCTGCGGCTGCTCCTCATCGACGCCGGCCTGCCCCGGCCGCAGACCCAGATTCCCGTGCTCGGGGTCGACGGCCTTCCGGTCGCCTACCTCGACCTGGGCTGGCAGGAACGCCTGGTCGCCGTAGAGTACGACGGCGACCAGCACCGCACCGACCGACGGCAATACGTCAAAGACATTCACCGCGCGGAGACGCTCGAGCGGCAGGGCTGGATCGTCGTGCGGGTCGTCGCCGAGGACCGGCCCGCCGGCATCGTCCGCCGGGTACGTGCGGCGCTGGCGAAATCGGCTGTGAATCCTCGGCTTTGA
- a CDS encoding serine/threonine-protein kinase PknG, with protein MAEPEKQSEQPDSGPEEAADVGPGTQPADVQTGGPATGRLQATQALFRPDFDDDDDDDFPHISLGATDTDLQDRMTVATRSVPAVRQLGGGLVEIPRGRDIDPREALMTNPVVPESKRFCWNCGKPVGRSSKKAKGTSEGWCPSCGSPYSFLPQLNPGDIVANQYEVKGCIAHGGLGWVYLAVDHNVNDRPVVLKGLVHSGDAEAQAIAMAERQFLAEVVHPQIVQIFNFVEHTDQHGNPVGLIVMEYVGGQPLRHGKGEKLPVAEAVAYVLEILPALSYLHSIGLVYNDLKPENIMLTEEQLKLIDLGAVSRINSFGYLYGTPGFQAPEIVRTGPTVATDIYTVGRTLAALTLNLQTRNGRYVDGLPEHDPVLTTYDSFRRLLRRAIDPDPRRRFLSTEEMSAQLMGVLREVVAADTGVPRPGLSTIFSPSRSTFGVDLLVAHTDVYLDGQVHSEKLTAREIVTALQVPLVDPADVAAPVLQATVLSQPVQTLDSLRAARHGTLDADGIEVSESVELPLMEVRALLDLGDVAKATRKLDDLAERVGWQWRLVWYKAVAELLTGDYDSATTHFTEVLDTFPGELAPKLALAATAELAGDVDDHKFYETVWKTNDGVISAAFGLARTLSAEGDRAAAVRTLDEVPATSRHFTTARLTSAVTLLSGRTKSEITEEDIRDAARRVEALPPTEPRVLQIRALVLGCAMDWLEDNKASTNHILGFPFTEHGLRLGVEASLRNLARVAPTQRHRYALVDMANRVRPTSTF; from the coding sequence ATGGCCGAGCCGGAGAAGCAATCCGAGCAGCCGGATTCCGGCCCGGAAGAGGCTGCAGACGTGGGCCCCGGCACCCAGCCGGCCGACGTCCAGACCGGCGGTCCGGCGACGGGACGGCTGCAGGCGACCCAGGCGCTGTTCCGTCCCGACTTCGACGACGATGACGACGACGACTTTCCCCACATCTCGCTGGGCGCTACAGACACCGATCTGCAGGACCGCATGACGGTGGCGACGCGCTCGGTGCCGGCGGTCCGGCAGCTCGGCGGTGGCCTGGTCGAGATCCCGCGCGGGCGGGACATCGACCCGCGCGAGGCACTGATGACCAATCCGGTGGTGCCGGAGTCCAAGCGCTTCTGCTGGAACTGCGGCAAACCGGTCGGGCGGTCCAGCAAGAAGGCCAAGGGCACGTCGGAAGGCTGGTGCCCGTCCTGCGGGAGCCCGTATTCGTTTCTGCCGCAGCTCAATCCGGGTGACATCGTTGCCAACCAGTACGAGGTGAAGGGCTGCATCGCGCACGGCGGACTGGGCTGGGTGTATCTGGCGGTCGATCACAATGTCAACGACCGGCCGGTGGTGCTCAAGGGCTTGGTGCACTCCGGCGACGCGGAGGCGCAGGCGATCGCGATGGCCGAGCGGCAGTTCCTGGCCGAGGTGGTCCACCCGCAGATCGTGCAGATCTTCAACTTCGTCGAGCACACCGACCAGCACGGAAATCCGGTCGGCCTCATCGTCATGGAGTACGTCGGCGGTCAGCCGCTGCGGCACGGGAAGGGCGAGAAGCTGCCGGTCGCCGAGGCCGTTGCCTACGTGCTGGAAATCCTGCCCGCGCTGAGCTATCTGCACTCCATCGGCCTGGTCTACAACGACCTGAAGCCGGAGAACATCATGCTCACCGAAGAGCAGCTCAAGCTGATCGACCTGGGCGCGGTGTCGCGAATCAACTCGTTCGGATACCTGTATGGCACACCGGGTTTCCAGGCGCCCGAGATCGTGCGGACCGGCCCCACCGTCGCCACCGACATCTACACGGTGGGCCGCACGCTGGCCGCGCTCACGCTGAACCTGCAGACCCGCAACGGCCGCTACGTCGACGGCCTGCCCGAGCACGACCCGGTGTTGACCACCTACGACTCCTTCCGACGGTTGTTGCGCCGCGCCATCGATCCGGACCCGCGGCGCCGGTTCTTGAGCACCGAGGAGATGTCCGCGCAGTTGATGGGTGTGCTGCGCGAGGTGGTCGCCGCTGACACCGGGGTGCCGCGGCCCGGCCTGTCGACCATCTTCAGCCCCAGCCGCTCGACGTTCGGGGTGGACCTGCTGGTCGCACACACCGACGTGTACCTGGACGGTCAGGTCCACTCGGAGAAGCTGACCGCGCGCGAAATCGTTACCGCGCTTCAGGTTCCGCTGGTCGATCCGGCCGACGTCGCGGCCCCCGTCCTGCAGGCGACCGTGTTGTCCCAGCCGGTCCAGACGCTGGACTCGTTGCGCGCGGCCCGGCACGGGACGCTCGACGCCGACGGCATCGAGGTGTCCGAGTCGGTGGAGCTGCCGCTGATGGAGGTGCGCGCGCTGCTGGATCTGGGCGACGTGGCCAAGGCCACCCGCAAGCTCGACGACCTGGCCGAGCGGGTCGGCTGGCAGTGGCGACTGGTGTGGTACAAGGCCGTCGCCGAGCTGCTCACCGGCGACTACGATTCGGCCACAACGCATTTCACCGAGGTGCTGGACACGTTCCCCGGCGAGCTGGCGCCCAAGCTGGCGCTGGCCGCCACCGCCGAGCTGGCCGGCGACGTCGACGACCACAAGTTCTACGAGACGGTGTGGAAGACTAACGACGGCGTGATCTCGGCCGCGTTCGGGTTGGCCAGAACGCTGTCCGCGGAAGGGGATCGGGCCGCCGCGGTGCGCACGCTGGACGAGGTGCCGGCCACCTCGCGGCACTTCACCACCGCGCGGCTGACCAGCGCGGTGACCCTGCTGTCCGGCCGGACCAAGAGCGAGATCACCGAAGAGGACATCCGCGACGCGGCCCGGCGGGTGGAGGCGCTGCCGCCCACCGAGCCCCGCGTGTTGCAGATCCGCGCGCTGGTGCTGGGCTGCGCGATGGACTGGCTGGAAGACAACAAGGCCAGCACCAACCACATCCTCGGATTCCCGTTCACCGAGCACGGTTTGCGGCTGGGCGTCGAGGCGTCGCTGCGCAACCTCGCCCGCGTCGCCCCGACCCAGCGGCACCGCTACGCGCTGGTCGACATGGCGAACCGGGTGCGGCCGACCAGCACTTTCTAG